A window of Fragaria vesca subsp. vesca linkage group LG7, FraVesHawaii_1.0, whole genome shotgun sequence contains these coding sequences:
- the LOC101301236 gene encoding beta-amylase 2, chloroplastic-like: MALLSLQPFRCFTPRRPSNVSKTTMPALSFSPGLWGSPEFDSRRLRVVGGGKYRRLAVVSAEGSVVENVGDEQVAEVAQIVQERDFTGTPYVPIYVMLPLGVINMNSEVVEPEVLMDQLRALKSVGVDGVMVDCWWGIVEAHNPQSYNWSGYKKLFQIVRDLNLKLQVVMSFHECGGNVGDDVHIPLPYWVTEIGQKNPDIYFTNREGQRIVECLTWGIDKERVLKGRTAVEVYFDYMRSFRVEFDEFFAEGIISEIEVGLGPCGELRYPSYPAQHGWKYPGIGEFQCYDRYLMENLRKAAEVRGHSFWARAPDNAGSYNFRPQDTGFFRDGGDYDSYYGRFFLNWYSNVLVDHGDRVLTLANLAFEGTSIAAKLSGIHWWYKTASHAAELTAGFYNPCNRDGYTPIAVMFKKHAAALNFTCVELRTLNQHEDFPEAMADPEGLVWQVLNAAWDANIPVASENALNCHDREGYNKILENAKPRNDPDGRHLSAFTYLRLSPVLLERHNFMEFERFVKKMHGEAATDLQINPNEENTADSSANLQ, translated from the exons ATGGCTCTACTCTCACTTCAACCTTTCCGTTGCTTCACTCCACGGAGACCAAGTAACGTTTCTAAAACGACAATGCCTGCGTTGTCGTTCTCTCCGGGGCTTTGGGGATCGCCGGAGTTTGACTCGAGGAGGTTGAGGGTGGTGGGTGGTGGGAAGTATAGGAGGTTGGCGGTGGTGAGTGCGGAGGGGAGTGTGGTGGAGAATGTTGGTGATGAGCAG GTTGCAGAGGTGGCACAAATTGTTCAGGAGCGTGATTTCACTGGGACTCCTTATGTTCCTATATATGTGATGTTACCG TTGGGTGTCATCAATATGAACAGTGAGGTAGTTGAGCCAGAAGTTCTGATGGATCAACTGCGAGCGTTGAAGTCAGTTGGTGTTGACGGTGTTATGGTTGATTGCTGGTGGGGGATAGTCGAGGCGCATAATCCACAGTCGTATAATTGGAGTGGCTACAAGAAGCTCTTCCAGATTGTGCGTGATCTGAATCTTAAGTTACAG GTTGTAATGTCATTTCACGAATGCGGAGGCAATGTTGGGGATGATGTTCATATCCCACTTCCTTACTGGGTGACAGAAATTGGTCAAAAAAATCCTGATATATATTTTACCAATAGAGAAGGGCAACGGATTGTGGAATGCCTCACGTGGGGAATTGATAAGGAGCGTGTCTTAAAAGGCCGGACTGCTGTTGAG GTTTACTTCGATTACATGAGGAGCTTCAGGGTCGAATTTGATGAATTTTTTGCGGAAGGAATTATCTCAGAGATTGAAGTTGGTTTAGGTCCTTGTGGAGAGTTACGGTATCCTTCTTATCCAGCACAGCATGGTTGGAAATATCCTGGAATTGGTGAATTTCAG TGTTATGATCGGTACTTAATGGAGAATCTAAGGAAGGCTGCAGAAGTAAGGGGGCACTCTTTCTGGGCCAGAGCACCCGATAATGCAGGTTCTTACAATTTTCGACCACAAGACACAGGGTTTTTCCGCGATGGAGGTGATTATGACAGCTACTATGGGAGATTCTTCCTTAATTGGTATTCCAATGTTTTGGTGGATCATGGTGATCGTGTACTTACACTGGCCAACTTAGCTTTTGAAGGCACTTCAATTGCTGCAAAG CTATCAGGTATTCATTGGTGGTACAAGACTGCCAGCCATGCTGCTGAATTAACTGCTGGATTTTACAATCCCTGCAATCGTGATGGGTATACTCCAATTGCAGTGATGTTTAAAAAGCATGCGGCTGCCTTGAATTTCACGTGTGTTGAATTGCGCACATTAAACCAGCACGAGGACTTCCCAGAAGCAATGGCTGACCCTGAGGGTTTAGTTTGGCAG GTGCTGAATGCTGCATGGGATGCCAACATTCCAGTTGCTAGTGAGAATGCTCTTAATTGCCATGATAGAGAAGGCTACAACAAGATATTGGAAAATGCCAAACCCCGGAATGATCCAGATGGTAGGCATTTGTCGGCATTTACCTACCTCAGGTTAAGCCCGGTTCTCCTGGAGAGGCATAACTTCATGGAGTTTGAAAGATTTGTCAAGAAAATGCATG GAGAAGCTGCTACAGATCTCCAGATTAATCCAAATGAAGAGAACACTGCAGACTCATCTGCAAATCTGCAGTAG